A segment of the Candidatus Brevundimonas phytovorans genome:
ATAGCCCTGCGCCATCGCTGCGCTCTCCGGTCAGGCGAACAGGATGGAGGACAGGCGACGGCGGCCGTCGCGGGCGATCTCGCTGGCGCCGCCGGCCGCTTCGAACACGGTCAGCAGCTGCTTGCGCGCCGCCTGGTCGTTCCACTCGCGGTCGGCCTTGACGATGGCCAGCAACTGATCGACGGCGCCGCCCAGATCACCCGCCGACGCCAGGGCCAGCGACAGGTCGAAACGGGCCTGATGATCATTGGGATCGGCGGCGATCTTCGCTTCCAGTTCGGCGGTGGCGCCGGTCGGGGCCGAGGCGGCCAGGGCCAGCTGGGCGCGGACGCTTTGCACCATGGGATCGGGGGAGTCGGCAGGGGCCATGGCGATGGTCTGGCGCGCCTGTTCGGCGTCGCCCTCGGCCAGGTAGACGCGGGCCATGCCGGCGATGGCCTTGGGGTGGTCGGCCTCCATGGTCAGGACGTGGGCGAAGGCCTGGGCCGCGCCGCCCAGGTCGTTCAGCGACAGGGATTCCTCGCCCAGCGACAGCAGTTGCTCGATGTCGGTGTTGACGCCGGCGCCGCCGGTCAGCTTGTCGATGAAGGCCTTGATCTGGCTGTCGGGGATGGCGCCCTGGAAGCCGTCGACCGGCTGGCCGTTGACGAAGGCATAGACGGTCGGGATCGACTGGACCTTGAGCTGGCCCGCATAGGCCGGGTTCGCATCCACGTCGATCTTGACCATCTTCACCGCGCCGGCGGCGCCGCGCACGGCCTTCTCCAGAGCGGGACCGAGGGTCCGGCACGGGCCGCACCAGGTGGCCCAGAAGTCGACGATGACCGGCTGATGTTTCGAGGCCTCGATCACGTCGGCCATGAAGGAGGCGTCCGTGCCGTCCTTGATCAGGTCGGCGGGCGGGTTCAGCGTCGGGTCGGCGAAGGTCATGATCGGGTCCGCATCTGGATCGAAGAATCGTAACGGATCAGATGGCGTCGGGATGCCTCGCCATCAAGCGTTGAAATGGACGCAGTCGCCGCCGCGCCTAGAGGCTTGGGACCCGGCGGCGAAAAAACAGAGTCCAATTCGTCTGAAATCGACCGCCCTGCGGCCCGCCATGAAGGTCGCCATAGCAGGGGCCTGCGTCAGAAGGGGACGCGCGGGCGGGAAACGGACCCGAGGAATGTCGGCTGAGGGTGGAAAACGGACTATTGCGTAGCGCGCCATTCCATCTGCAAAGTCATTCGATGAGCCCTGAGGAAAAGCAGACCAAACGACTTCGCTACTTCGAGGGGCTTGGTTGCACGGGCATACTCATTTGCACAGTGATGCTCATTGTTGCTCCACTAATCGTCCTCAGCGCTTGCCCACCTGATGGGTGCGAACGAGTCGCCTGGCGCTTCCTGGCTCTTCACATGGGTGCCAGCGGTGCTGGTTTGATCGTTTTCGAACTTCTGCGACGGTATGGTTCTGCCGCATTGAAAAGGCGCGACCGTTAGGTCCGCAACGGGTCGTGAAGCGAAGTTCGCTTAAGGGGGGGTGGCGGACGTTCCATTATCCGACTTGAACCGCCGCGATGAGGCTACCAACGGTCAGACTGCGACAGGTTCGCGCTCTCGCGCGCCGCTGGGTCCCCCGGTCTCGCTGCGCTCGCCGGAGGATGACGAAAGCGAAAGCGCACACCGTCGGGAGCGGGCATCACCTGACCTGCCGATAGCGGACGCCTCTGCGGCGCCTAGGCGGCTAGCCGCGCCTCGTCGGGGCGCAGGGTCAGGACGCGGACGCCGTTGGAGGTGACGCAGACGGTGTGTTCGAACTGGGCGGAGAGCTTGCCGTCGGTGGTGACGACGGTCCAGCCGTCGTCCAGGGTGGCGACGGTGCGGCGGCCCTGGTTCAGCATGGGTTCGATGGTGAAGACCATGCCTTCGCGCAGCCGCAGGCCGGTTCCGGGCTTGCCGAAATGCAGGACCTGGGGCGCTTCGTGCATTTCGCGGCCGATGCCGTGGCCGCAGAATTCGCGGACGATGGAATAGCCGTTCTTCGTGGCGTGGCGTTCGATGGCGTGGCCGATGTCGCCCAGCGTGGCGCCGGGACGGACGGCACGGATGCCCTTCCACAGGGCCTCATAGGTGGCCTGGACCAGACGGCGTGCGGGGCGGGCCACGTCGCCGATCAGATAGGTCTTGCTGGAATCGGCGATGAAGCCGTTCTTCTCCAGAGTGATGTCCAGATTGACGATGTCGCCGTCGCGCAGGATCTCGTCCGCCGACGGCACGCCGTGGCAGACGACCTGATTGCGCGAGCTGTTGAGCACGAAGCCGTAGCCGTACTGGCCCTTGCTGGCGGGGCGGGCCTGCAGCTGATCGACGATGAAGGTTTCGACCAGGGCGTCGATCTGCAGGGTGCTCAGGCCCGCGAGCGTCAGGCCGTCCAGATGGGTGAAGACGGAGGCCAGCAGGCGCCCGGCCTCGGCCATCAGTTCGATCTCGGCCGGGGTCTTGGTCATGCGGCGGCGGCCGACAGATCAGGGGCGCCGACGCCCGCCGCCTTCAACTCGCGCGCCATCAGGTCCTGAAAGGAGAGGCCGGGGTTCAACTCGCCCAGCATGCCGATCCTGATCCAGAAGGCGGCCTGGGCGTTGATTGAGCGGCACGAGGCCTTGCTGGCCCGGCGCAGCTGCTCGTGCAGTTCGTCCTCGATATTGACGATGCCCATGAGGCGACCTCGCATATACGTTTCATATATGTTGCATATACCCAAGCAGGCGGCTTAGTCCAGAGCGTCGAAGTCCACGACCAGGGGTTCGCGGTCCAGCAGGGTCAGGACGCGGCGGAAGGCGGCCTGATCCAGAGCGGTGGTCGCCGTATTGGTCAGGGGGTGGAAGTTGACGACAGCGGCGTCCCACAGGCGCTGATCGAGGACGAAGGTCACGCGCCGGTCGGTGTCGTTGATCAGGCCCAGCGCCGTGACCGAGCCGGGACGGACGCCCAGCGTCTCCCACATCAGGGTCTCGTTGCCGAAGGAGAGACGGTCGGAGCCGAGCGTCCGGTGGGCGCGCTTCAGGTCGATGACCGTGTCCTGGGCCGCCGAGATCAGCCACAGCCGGCCTTTCTTGTCCTTGAGAAACAGGTTCTTGGTATGCAGGCCGGGCAGGCCGGCCTTGAGGTCCAGCCCCTCCTCGACGCGGAAGACGGCGGGGTGGTCGTGGGTGGTCTGGGCCACGTCGTTGTCGGCCATCCAGGCCAGCAGGCGGGCGCGGTCATAGGCCGGGATGGGGGCGGGACCAGTGGGGTCGGCGGCGGTGTCGGTCATCTCGGCCTTGTCGGGCGGGCGGCGGGGGCGATAGGGAGGAGGCTGCAATCGTTAGCCTCTGTTCGTTGTCTTTGGGAGCCCACGTCTTGGAACTGGAATGCTATCCGATGAGCCCCCGGCCGTGCGACCTGGTGCCGGGCCGTCAGTCGCGCAACTGGATGGACGCCTTCGCCAGCCGGCATCCCTATCGCTGCCTGCCGCTGACCATGGCCAACACCACGGGGTGGGAGATCCTGGTCCCGTTCGGCTTCACCGCCGAATGGAACGGCGGCCCGGCCCAGTCGGATATCAAGATCACGCCCGACCGGCCGCAGCCGGAGCTGGACCACTTCGTCACCTCGCACTTCTCGCGCGGGGTGCTGACCATGCACCCGCAGTACCTGTTCAGGACGCCGCCGGGCTGGGGCATGCTGGCGCAAGGCTCGCCGAACCACGTCAAGGACGGCATCCAGCCGCTGACCGGTCTGATCGAGACCGACTGGCTGCCCTTCCC
Coding sequences within it:
- the trxA gene encoding thioredoxin, which gives rise to MTFADPTLNPPADLIKDGTDASFMADVIEASKHQPVIVDFWATWCGPCRTLGPALEKAVRGAAGAVKMVKIDVDANPAYAGQLKVQSIPTVYAFVNGQPVDGFQGAIPDSQIKAFIDKLTGGAGVNTDIEQLLSLGEESLSLNDLGGAAQAFAHVLTMEADHPKAIAGMARVYLAEGDAEQARQTIAMAPADSPDPMVQSVRAQLALAASAPTGATAELEAKIAADPNDHQARFDLSLALASAGDLGGAVDQLLAIVKADREWNDQAARKQLLTVFEAAGGASEIARDGRRRLSSILFA
- the map gene encoding type I methionyl aminopeptidase — encoded protein: MTKTPAEIELMAEAGRLLASVFTHLDGLTLAGLSTLQIDALVETFIVDQLQARPASKGQYGYGFVLNSSRNQVVCHGVPSADEILRDGDIVNLDITLEKNGFIADSSKTYLIGDVARPARRLVQATYEALWKGIRAVRPGATLGDIGHAIERHATKNGYSIVREFCGHGIGREMHEAPQVLHFGKPGTGLRLREGMVFTIEPMLNQGRRTVATLDDGWTVVTTDGKLSAQFEHTVCVTSNGVRVLTLRPDEARLAA
- a CDS encoding ParD-like family protein, yielding MGIVNIEDELHEQLRRASKASCRSINAQAAFWIRIGMLGELNPGLSFQDLMARELKAAGVGAPDLSAAAA
- a CDS encoding prolyl-tRNA synthetase associated domain-containing protein, giving the protein MADNDVAQTTHDHPAVFRVEEGLDLKAGLPGLHTKNLFLKDKKGRLWLISAAQDTVIDLKRAHRTLGSDRLSFGNETLMWETLGVRPGSVTALGLINDTDRRVTFVLDQRLWDAAVVNFHPLTNTATTALDQAAFRRVLTLLDREPLVVDFDALD
- a CDS encoding DUF6065 family protein produces the protein MELECYPMSPRPCDLVPGRQSRNWMDAFASRHPYRCLPLTMANTTGWEILVPFGFTAEWNGGPAQSDIKITPDRPQPELDHFVTSHFSRGVLTMHPQYLFRTPPGWGMLAQGSPNHVKDGIQPLTGLIETDWLPFPFTMNWIFTRPGKVKFEKGEPFCFILPVEHRKVEAFEPVIRSLDSNPGMKGQFDAWNRARTDFNTRLASGDPDAAKEAWQRFYFKGEVPEALGTAPATHANKRRLKTPRVG